The segment AagacaattatatttttttcataaaaatatgccCTTTAGTGACGATATGattcttttcaactccaaaataatattttctttttacaaaatacatataatattagAGACAAATGATGTCGTCGTGAATTAAACTAAATATTCAATGACAAATCAATTTTATCGGCATTGATGGCTTCTTAAGTGACGAAAACACACAATTatctataaaattttataatttctttgatGAACAAGTTCGTCATAAATACTTTGCATTTGCggacaaaaaaatttatgtagTTAATAGAATAATTTTTAGTGACAAGACACTTAGTTGTCTTTGTATACATTTAGTGACCCATGCTTTAAGGATGAAAAGTTGACGAATTATTTTTCGTCACAAAAGTTTCTTGTGACGAAATATCAGTTCTCATCTTGGGCTTCATTACTAGCGGATGCCACCCTTCTTCAGCGTCTGccccttcttcttcctctacCCTTGCCTCAGCCACATCCTCTCGATATAGGCTCCCATGCTGGCTCATTGATAGAAACTATTTGCCTGGCACCGTTGTTTCTCGTGTTGACCATTTGTGGATTGAAGAGTTGAAGAGattagataccaatttgaaTCATCATACTCTCATCAGAAACAAGTTATAGAACATAGGGAGAAAAAGATGGAGAGATTTTCCTAATGTCTtgtagcctctcgaagaaaaatATAACCATCTTTGTTATGATTTGCAAAACTCTACGAGAATTGTTTTGTTAGAACGAGATTAACATACCTAGCGCtttgatatcaagtttgtcatgacccaaaccatcgtgattgacacccacactaatCCTCCATTGGCCGAACAATTACTACAACCCAACTAAATTATACTAACCAAAAAACAAGTATTTAAAGATGTagaaaaatgttgaaataatcaattaaaatccTAGTTCCCATAAACTAGGTTATTTATCAAAAACATACATAACCAAAAGAAAATTCAACCCTTCCAACTTGAAAGTCATTGTACCAAAAATTCTAACTAAATGGTATATAATGGGATGCAATAACTAAACATGTAAAGAATATATATGGTCTAAGTCCGAATGAAATGGACTAAGATCCGAAATGAATTCATAGTAGCCTAAACGAACTAACTCACCCTTCAACTCAACAAATCAGAGATCTCCTAGCTGAGGTCTCCCAAAAAACCGTCTGAATATTCCCTAATTGTAAATGCGTCTAATTTTCAGTGGATATTGGGTCTTTGATCCCTTTCCCTAAAAAAGAACTTTAAAATCTTAACTTTTTACCattaaagtcattttaaaagGATTGAAAAATCCCCTAgagaagaaattttttaaaataagtcatataGGAATTAAGATTCATACCtcaataaacaaaaaaacttcaaatttcaaACTAACCAAAAAACATATGAATAATACTAACGAGAAATAACCGACAAAAGAAATCTTTGGGaaataaatacaaagaaaataaacttaaaaaataaaaccagTGTTTAGGTCAGATCTTATGTATGGATGCCGACatgatgaattttttaaaaatatacgtACTTATAAAATTACGGTTAAGGCTGCCAAATATTTTAACTTCCAAAATATAAGAGTTTCGGTAATGTAACAACATAAAGACCTAAAACACTAACAAATCCAAaagaacatgaaaaaattatacgTACTAATAAAATTAGTGTACaggtttaaaattatataattgtacAATATGATTTAGATCTTCTAACTTTGAGAACTAAAAAAACCAATAAAGTGAACTTAAgtatattaaatatgttttgatatattatcaaatttaaacatctggtttaaattctgaatctgtctcaaattaaataaatttaatctttcaactctttaaaataaattgaggaTAAAATTGTCATTCAACGCTTTATTCAAAATGTCTTTTGGAATTNTATATATATATGTAGGAGAATCTTTTGACCCTTTATCTATTTCTTTAAGTTGTAATCAATTTAGAGCAATGGCTTCTTCACCCTATGCTTTTCTCCTACTTGAATTCggtaatttaattttcttgttcttttgaACTATTTCTTATGGagattttgatgttttatttctattatatgcTTTGATATGTTTTACTTTAGACTTGCGTATACATCACCCCTCTTCAGACCTCATTGgatatgatgttgttgttgtttaaattttgtgaaagtTAGTATTTCTTTATAGCCATTTTAGTGTATAATCTTTTTCTGAATCGAGGCATTTTCAGGAATAGTCTCTATACCTCAAAGGTAAGAGAGCTAATATTATTCTGATCTCGAGACACTATTGTCAAaacaacttttataaaaaagtacttttgtagaaaaataatttgtgtgttttatgttatttttggtCAAACACGACAAATATAAAAAGGAGCGCCTTTTCTGTGCTTGCCTTTAGCCTCCAAGAATCGATGTCAATTTTCatactctttctttttcattttaagttgaaCTGCATATtgcattgtttttttttttcagatgACAAACATTAGAAGCTTCCATTTTCGTGATTTAGTAACTTTTAGTGATCTtccaaattttgttatttttgtgacacttaagtttttcttttgttgcaaGACAGATATGGAGAATATGTATATCAACACAATCGCAACCTCTCTAATGAGTGAAATTCCTAGTTATGATGTAACGGCTTTGAAGGACATACATCTAAGGTTTGACCGCATCTTTACAAGTTTCTCCTAATCCGACAAGATTTCTTTATaggaaaaatgataaatatcatGCCTGTTATCTCttctatattaatattaaatatttttttcttgttccAGGTTTTTGGTTGTGCTTGGAGTCCAAAAGGGTCTTTTCTTGCATCTGGCAAATAATATGGGTAGCAATTCATATTACCCATTTATAATGAATTGGGTATCCAACTCATTTGAAAATggatttaaaaaatgaataatagtcATATTACCCATTTAAAAATGGATAAAATGGgtaaagcaaaaaaaaagtgataaagaGTTGggtagtaataattttttttaaataaaacaaatttttttctatatttaatttgtgataATGGGTGGTAGAGNNNNNNNNNNNNNNNNNNNNNNNNNNNNNNNNNNNNNNNNNNNNNNNNNNNNNNNNNNNNNNNNNNNNNNNNNNNNNNNNNNNNNNNNNNNNNNNNNNNNNNNNNNNNNNNNNNNNNNNNNNNNNNNNNNNNNNNNNNNNNNNNNNNNNNNNNNNNNNNNNNNNNNNNNNNNNNNNNNNNNNNNNNNNNNNNNNNNNNNNNNNNNNNNNNNNNNNNNNNNNNNNNNNNNNNNNNNNNNNNNNNNNNNNNNNNNNNNNNNNNNNNNNNNNNNNNNNNNNNNNNNNNNNNNNNNNNNNNNNNNNNNNNNNNNNNNNNNNNNNNNNNNNNNNNNNNNNNNNNNNNNNNNNNNNNNNNNNNNNNNNNNNNNNNNNNNNNNNNNNNNNNNNNNNNNNNNNNNNNNNNNNNNNNNNNNNNNNNNNNNNNNNNNNNNNNNNNNNNNNNNNNNNNNNNNNNNNNNNNNNNNNNNNNNNNNNNNNNNNNNNNNNNNNNNNNNNNNNNNNNNNNNNNNNNNNNNNNNNNNNNNNNNNNNNNNNNNNNNNNNNNNNNNNNNNNNNNNNNNNNNNNNNNNNNNNNNNNNNNNNNNNNNNNNNNNNNNNNNNNNNNNNNNNNNNNNNNNNNNNNNNNNNNNNNNNNNNNNNNNNNNNNNNNNNNNNNNNNNNNNNNNNNNNNNNNNNNNNNNNNNNNNNNNNNNNNNNNNNNNNNNNNNNNNNNNNNNNNNNNNNNNNNNNNNNNNNNNNNNNNNNNNNNNNNNNNNNNNNNNNNNNNNNNNNNNNNNNNNNNNNNNNNNNNNNNNNNNNNNNNNNNNNNNNN is part of the Solanum pennellii chromosome 8, SPENNV200 genome and harbors:
- the LOC114073940 gene encoding uncharacterized protein LOC114073940, with product MVCADMENMYINTIATSLMSEIPSYDVTALKDIHLRFLVVLGVQKGLFLHLANNMEISTIKWSPTGAGSSNTNQQLLLTR